One genomic window of Methanobacterium sp. includes the following:
- a CDS encoding alanine--glyoxylate aminotransferase family protein — MDETLLMIPGPTRVAPRVLKAMSENIINHRSALFGEILTETNQMMSEVFQTENQSYLITGSGTAAMEAALANTISKGDRVLNIVGGKFGQRFMQITETHKGIPVQLEVEWGHGVNPDDVRYILEEEEDIKAVTIVHNETSTGVTNPIDEVGKILNDYDALYIVDTVSSLGGDDVFVDGYGIDICVTGSQKCLAAPPGIAAITFSDDAWDVVDKTDNQTYYLNMKKYRKSGSATPPETPYTPAVSLIYAMQEALRVIMEEGLEERVMRHKLAAKATQNGVGALGLELFAQKEVSSNTVTSVRIPEGITDKELRGTMRERYRIELAGGQDHLKGNVFRIGHMGNITHREIISTIAALEMTMKGLGLDVEIGKGVAAVADTYLS, encoded by the coding sequence ATGGATGAAACTTTACTGATGATTCCCGGACCCACCCGTGTGGCCCCCAGGGTCCTGAAGGCCATGTCAGAAAACATTATAAACCATAGAAGCGCCCTTTTCGGTGAAATACTCACTGAAACCAACCAGATGATGTCTGAAGTGTTCCAGACTGAAAATCAGTCCTACCTTATCACTGGCTCCGGCACGGCAGCCATGGAGGCCGCCCTAGCCAACACCATCAGTAAGGGAGATCGTGTGCTGAACATTGTAGGAGGTAAATTCGGACAGAGATTTATGCAGATCACCGAAACCCACAAAGGTATTCCAGTGCAGCTGGAAGTGGAATGGGGACATGGTGTGAACCCTGATGATGTGCGTTACATCCTGGAAGAGGAAGAAGATATTAAAGCAGTGACCATTGTGCACAATGAAACCTCAACTGGTGTAACTAACCCCATCGATGAAGTGGGTAAGATATTGAATGATTATGATGCACTTTACATTGTTGATACTGTTTCCAGTTTAGGTGGAGACGATGTGTTCGTGGATGGTTATGGAATTGATATCTGTGTCACTGGCTCCCAGAAGTGCCTGGCTGCGCCTCCTGGTATTGCTGCTATAACTTTCAGTGATGATGCATGGGATGTGGTGGATAAAACTGACAATCAGACTTATTACCTTAACATGAAAAAATACAGGAAGAGTGGATCCGCAACACCCCCTGAAACACCTTACACTCCTGCAGTTTCATTAATCTATGCCATGCAGGAAGCTCTCCGGGTGATCATGGAGGAAGGCCTGGAAGAAAGAGTTATGAGACACAAACTTGCTGCTAAAGCCACCCAGAATGGTGTTGGCGCTCTGGGATTGGAATTGTTCGCCCAGAAAGAGGTTTCCAGTAACACAGTAACTTCAGTCAGGATCCCTGAGGGAATAACCGACAAGGAACTTCGTGGCACCATGAGGGAACGTTATCGGATTGAACTGGCCGGAGGTCAGGACCATCTTAAGGGTAATGTGTTCCGTATCGGTCACATGGGTAACATAACCCACCGGGAAATAATCAGCACCATCGCTGCCCTGGAGATGACCATGAAGGGACTGGGACTGGATGTTGAGATTGGAAAAGGTGTGGCTGCAGTGGCAGACACTTACCTATCCTGA
- a CDS encoding 6-hydroxymethylpterin diphosphokinase MptE-like protein: MELTLWMQWYRLILEDFGFKREDDELSAETLNNIIGDIGAITPQDIDINEKVIVFGAGPSLKPNLADLKHVDLGEFTLIAADGATTALLEEGLVPDIIVTDLDGRMDDLIKANQQGTLMVVHAHGNNPEQIEKYTPQLVNTLGTTQSKPLASVYNFGGFTDGDRAVFLAMALGARIIVLSGMDFGKTVTHYSRPDQEDGPADKIKEKKLQWAKKLVQWAVINSDIQFLNISGGEKVEGVKDVDPRHL; this comes from the coding sequence ATGGAACTGACCCTCTGGATGCAATGGTACCGGCTCATCCTGGAAGACTTCGGTTTCAAAAGAGAGGATGATGAACTCTCTGCAGAAACATTAAACAACATAATTGGGGATATAGGTGCCATTACGCCACAAGACATTGATATTAATGAAAAAGTGATTGTTTTTGGAGCGGGCCCATCTCTAAAGCCCAACCTGGCTGATTTGAAGCACGTGGATCTGGGTGAATTCACTCTCATAGCTGCTGACGGGGCAACCACTGCCCTTTTAGAAGAAGGCCTGGTACCAGATATCATAGTAACCGACCTGGATGGTCGAATGGATGACCTAATAAAAGCTAACCAGCAGGGGACATTGATGGTGGTCCATGCCCATGGAAACAACCCTGAACAAATAGAAAAATATACACCACAACTGGTCAATACACTGGGAACCACCCAGAGCAAACCACTTGCCAGTGTCTACAACTTTGGGGGGTTCACCGATGGCGATCGTGCTGTTTTCCTGGCAATGGCTCTGGGAGCACGGATCATAGTATTATCCGGCATGGACTTCGGGAAAACAGTCACCCACTACTCCCGACCAGACCAGGAAGATGGTCCTGCAGATAAAATAAAGGAGAAAAAGCTCCAGTGGGCCAAAAAACTGGTGCAATGGGCAGTTATTAACTCAGATATTCAGTTTTTGAATATTTCTGGTGGGGAAAAAGTGGAAGGTGTGAAGGATGTGGATCCCAGGCATCTATAA
- a CDS encoding ORC1-type DNA replication protein → MMSGRVEDILMGEETLFKNIAAFNPDYIPENYLHRESQMEALALCLRPALKGGKPVNSVVMGSPATGKTTAIHKIFEMVEGRSEKLVCAYVNCQLYNTRFNIFSQIYQHIFGHIPPETGVPFSRIYGEIMKKLANEGKALVVALDDINHLFYSKNANQILYDILRAHEVFPGVRTGVFAIISDIEFRYMLDKNVGSVFIPQEITFDPYTFQEIRDILNDRVKVGFYPSVLSDELLDEITEATLSTGDLRVGIDLLRTSGNFAEADASRSIQKEHLRRAMQDFDSHHLHDTINKLSGDEKNLLRLIVKVDDDITAGGLFNHLKGEIPHEGKSHEGKDSDSKRNSISYASFDRALKKLEFVRLIDTRFTGKGVRGNSRLVILRFDAEEIGRVLD, encoded by the coding sequence ATCATGTCAGGTCGTGTGGAAGATATTTTAATGGGTGAAGAAACTCTTTTTAAGAACATAGCTGCTTTTAATCCGGATTACATTCCAGAAAACTATCTGCACCGGGAATCCCAGATGGAAGCTCTGGCCCTGTGCCTGAGACCCGCATTAAAAGGGGGTAAACCAGTTAACAGTGTAGTTATGGGATCTCCTGCCACTGGCAAAACCACTGCCATCCATAAAATATTTGAGATGGTGGAGGGACGGTCCGAGAAGCTGGTCTGTGCCTATGTTAACTGCCAGCTTTATAACACTCGTTTTAATATTTTCTCCCAAATATACCAGCACATCTTCGGTCATATCCCCCCGGAAACTGGTGTTCCTTTCTCACGTATCTACGGGGAGATAATGAAAAAACTGGCCAACGAAGGAAAGGCACTTGTGGTTGCCCTGGATGATATTAATCATCTTTTTTACAGTAAAAATGCCAATCAAATACTTTATGATATATTAAGAGCTCATGAAGTCTTTCCAGGGGTTAGGACTGGAGTTTTTGCTATAATATCAGATATAGAATTCCGTTACATGCTGGATAAGAACGTGGGTTCTGTTTTCATCCCCCAGGAAATAACATTTGATCCCTACACCTTCCAGGAGATCCGGGATATACTAAATGACCGGGTGAAGGTTGGTTTTTATCCTTCAGTTTTATCTGATGAGTTACTGGATGAAATCACCGAGGCCACCCTTTCTACCGGGGATCTGAGGGTGGGAATCGATCTTCTGCGTACCAGTGGAAATTTTGCAGAAGCCGATGCCTCTCGTTCAATCCAGAAAGAACACTTAAGGCGAGCAATGCAGGACTTTGACTCCCACCATCTTCATGATACCATAAACAAATTATCTGGGGATGAGAAAAACCTTTTGAGGTTAATAGTTAAAGTTGATGATGATATAACTGCTGGAGGTCTTTTTAATCACCTTAAAGGAGAAATTCCTCACGAAGGAAAATCTCACGAAGGAAAAGATTCAGATTCCAAAAGAAATTCAATCAGTTACGCTTCATTTGACCGGGCACTTAAGAAACTGGAATTTGTAAGGTTAATTGACACCAGATTCACGGGAAAAGGAGTGAGAGGTAATTCGCGCCTTGTAATCCTCCGTTTTGATGCGGAAGAGATAGGAAGAGTTTTGGATTGA
- a CDS encoding DUF4012 domain-containing protein produces MSKKLIALIILIILIAGAGFVISHYYSQGKEKFEGNYNVLLLCVDTSEQRPGVGAVDMAFVVNVNGGKVINMTPVYPGGLAHPTLSPTSDMKSYGINKYYLHDSLWTSDVEKGSKIAQETVEYNTGLKTDLVIIVTPESIDAIIQAVGPINVAGQGQVTGNSIDFLREEQNENGVSRGSAVQSLMEGIKTAVQDPGNRKALMETVSAQYSQGHLYVIPADVFQQFVVYEGINNLF; encoded by the coding sequence ATGTCAAAGAAATTAATTGCCCTAATTATATTAATAATCCTCATTGCAGGTGCAGGATTCGTTATATCTCATTATTATTCCCAGGGAAAGGAAAAATTTGAGGGAAACTACAATGTGTTACTTTTATGTGTGGATACCTCTGAACAGAGACCGGGTGTTGGGGCGGTTGATATGGCATTTGTGGTGAATGTTAATGGGGGGAAAGTGATTAATATGACCCCTGTTTATCCTGGAGGCCTGGCACATCCCACTTTATCCCCTACTTCTGATATGAAAAGTTATGGGATAAATAAATACTACTTACACGACTCTTTATGGACTTCTGATGTAGAAAAAGGTTCTAAAATAGCTCAGGAAACTGTTGAATATAACACTGGCTTAAAAACTGATCTGGTGATTATTGTTACCCCCGAATCTATAGATGCTATTATACAGGCCGTTGGCCCCATTAATGTGGCAGGTCAGGGGCAGGTGACTGGTAATTCTATAGATTTCCTGAGGGAAGAACAAAATGAAAATGGTGTGTCCAGAGGTAGTGCAGTCCAGTCCCTTATGGAAGGTATTAAAACTGCAGTTCAGGATCCAGGTAATCGTAAAGCCCTCATGGAAACCGTGTCAGCCCAGTATTCCCAGGGACATCTATATGTAATTCCCGCTGATGTCTTCCAGCAGTTTGTGGTCTATGAAGGAATAAACAATCTATTTTAA
- a CDS encoding glycosyltransferase has protein sequence MVKVPPQVRQLKGFEELRRFRNHVRDSYNSWKHRTVSRVSRLKESQIVEFIKQDYKLTESQKKELYESIINQSASSIDLENFNDDASLVSIIIINRNGLKYLKRLFDDLVEKIQYPAYEIIVVDNASQDESLSFLENLSENLPLKIIKNTENVSFSRSNNQAAEIAKGEYLLLLNNDVEPTYGWLNQMMKSALQSDDVGAVGAKLVYPDCSGSRYNRRNSYKVQHTGIAFREEDGFIKPYNRGNGEIFQVKDEQDEPRAAVTAAALLVAKDKYFQVDGLDEGYVYGYEDVDFCLKLIQKGYTNIYSPKALLFHYEFGTQESNKNNEVKRRRLNNIKLFRERWGKWLRRELLMDKLNCNLLFSENPFKVVFVVTETGENSSAGDYFTAMSLGKSFKKFGWEIDFLSRVDYKHKDWYEIDGDVDVLISLLDAYDIRKIRSKNNLLIKMAWPRNWLSRWISHPDFMDFDIVMATSETACRYIEEKTGMKTDLLPLATDPDTFNPSVEGNEKWECDYCFTGSYWKDPREIVDMLDPESLPYTFKLFGKNWDEFEKLKDYYEGFVNYQDIPRVYRSTKIVVDDANRVTKEYGSVNSRVFDAIASGVLVFTNGDLGAEETFNGILPVYKSKEELKELLGYYLFHEEERKAKIRELEEFVLSHHTYDQRADEIRSYLENYILKRKMAIKIPAPNWDEVEEWGDYYLALGLKKELERRDCEVILQVLPEWDGDGDARCDTVLVLRGLSRYQPKLQHFNIMWNISHPDEVTVEEYNQYQHVFIASEFWASEIARKVDVQVEAMLQCTDPELFYPDPDDKYKHDLLFVGNSRGVYRQIIKDLLPTEEDLAVYGAGWEGLIDRKYIKGEHIPNKELRKAYSSCKILLCDHWDDMRDKGFLSNRLFDASACGAFIITDKVRGAEMVFGDALVTYEDPVELNNLISRYLNGGKKEIEIEEIHKTMVEKHNYEKRAEDIITEMP, from the coding sequence ATGGTGAAGGTTCCACCCCAAGTAAGACAATTAAAAGGATTTGAGGAATTAAGAAGGTTTAGAAATCATGTTCGTGATTCTTACAACTCCTGGAAACACAGAACTGTTTCCAGGGTTAGTAGGTTAAAAGAGTCACAGATAGTGGAATTTATTAAACAGGATTACAAACTCACTGAAAGCCAGAAAAAGGAATTATATGAATCAATAATAAATCAAAGCGCTTCAAGTATTGATCTGGAAAATTTTAATGATGATGCGTCACTGGTTTCAATTATAATAATCAACAGAAATGGTTTGAAATATTTAAAGAGGTTATTTGATGATTTGGTGGAAAAAATTCAGTATCCTGCCTACGAGATCATAGTGGTTGATAATGCCTCGCAGGATGAGTCACTGTCTTTTTTAGAGAATCTTTCTGAAAATTTACCCCTTAAAATTATTAAAAATACCGAGAATGTGTCTTTTTCAAGATCAAACAACCAGGCAGCGGAAATTGCCAAGGGAGAATATTTACTACTTCTTAATAATGATGTTGAACCGACTTATGGCTGGCTCAATCAGATGATGAAATCAGCACTCCAATCAGATGATGTGGGTGCTGTGGGAGCAAAACTGGTTTATCCGGATTGTTCTGGATCTCGTTACAATAGAAGAAACTCATATAAAGTTCAGCATACTGGAATAGCCTTCAGGGAGGAAGATGGTTTCATCAAACCCTACAATAGGGGTAATGGAGAAATTTTCCAGGTTAAAGATGAGCAGGATGAACCCCGGGCAGCAGTCACTGCAGCAGCACTCCTGGTTGCAAAAGATAAATACTTCCAGGTTGATGGTCTGGATGAGGGCTATGTTTATGGTTATGAAGATGTTGATTTTTGTTTGAAATTAATTCAAAAGGGTTACACAAATATTTACTCTCCAAAAGCACTTTTATTCCATTATGAGTTTGGAACACAGGAATCTAATAAAAATAATGAAGTTAAAAGGCGGCGTTTAAATAATATCAAGTTGTTCCGGGAAAGATGGGGCAAATGGCTGCGCAGGGAACTACTGATGGATAAATTAAACTGCAACCTTTTATTTTCTGAGAATCCTTTTAAGGTTGTCTTTGTAGTTACTGAGACTGGTGAAAACAGTTCTGCGGGTGATTATTTCACTGCAATGTCCTTGGGAAAGAGTTTCAAAAAATTCGGTTGGGAAATCGATTTTCTTTCAAGGGTTGACTATAAACATAAAGACTGGTATGAAATTGACGGGGATGTAGATGTTTTAATATCACTACTTGATGCATATGACATTCGTAAAATCCGTTCAAAGAATAATTTACTCATTAAAATGGCATGGCCACGTAACTGGCTGAGTAGATGGATATCTCACCCTGATTTCATGGATTTTGACATAGTGATGGCCACCAGTGAAACTGCCTGTCGTTACATTGAAGAAAAAACAGGGATGAAAACTGATCTACTGCCTCTGGCCACGGATCCAGACACTTTTAACCCTTCAGTTGAGGGAAATGAGAAATGGGAATGCGATTACTGTTTCACCGGGAGTTACTGGAAAGATCCCCGCGAAATCGTGGACATGCTGGATCCGGAAAGCCTACCTTACACCTTTAAACTTTTTGGTAAAAACTGGGATGAATTCGAGAAATTAAAGGATTATTATGAAGGTTTTGTTAACTACCAGGATATACCGAGAGTTTATAGATCCACCAAGATTGTGGTGGATGATGCCAACCGGGTGACCAAAGAATACGGATCAGTGAATAGCCGGGTTTTTGATGCCATTGCCTCTGGTGTTCTGGTGTTTACCAACGGAGATCTGGGTGCAGAGGAAACGTTTAATGGAATCCTCCCCGTTTATAAATCAAAGGAAGAACTTAAAGAACTACTTGGATATTATCTCTTCCATGAAGAGGAGAGGAAAGCTAAGATCCGGGAACTGGAGGAGTTTGTCTTGTCCCATCATACATATGATCAGCGGGCTGACGAGATAAGGAGTTATCTGGAAAATTACATTCTAAAGAGGAAGATGGCCATTAAAATACCAGCACCAAACTGGGATGAAGTAGAGGAATGGGGTGACTATTATCTGGCTTTGGGATTGAAGAAGGAGCTGGAGAGGAGAGATTGTGAGGTGATCCTGCAGGTTCTACCGGAATGGGATGGTGATGGTGATGCCCGCTGTGATACTGTTCTAGTATTAAGGGGTTTAAGCCGTTACCAACCTAAACTACAACACTTCAACATAATGTGGAACATATCACACCCGGATGAGGTGACTGTTGAGGAGTACAACCAGTACCAGCATGTATTTATAGCTTCAGAGTTTTGGGCCAGTGAGATAGCCCGGAAAGTTGATGTCCAAGTGGAAGCCATGCTGCAGTGTACCGACCCTGAATTGTTCTACCCCGACCCTGATGATAAGTACAAACATGACCTGTTATTTGTGGGAAACTCCAGAGGAGTTTACCGGCAGATAATCAAGGATTTACTGCCCACTGAGGAGGACTTGGCAGTGTACGGTGCAGGCTGGGAAGGATTGATTGATAGAAAATACATCAAAGGCGAACATATACCAAACAAAGAACTGAGGAAAGCTTATTCATCATGTAAAATCTTACTGTGTGATCACTGGGATGATATGCGGGATAAGGGATTCCTTTCAAACCGTCTATTTGATGCATCTGCATGTGGGGCTTTTATAATAACTGATAAAGTCAGGGGAGCAGAAATGGTTTTTGGAGATGCTCTGGTGACTTATGAAGATCCTGTAGAGCTCAATAATTTAATTAGCAGATATTTGAACGGTGGGAAAAAAGAAATTGAAATTGAAGAAATTCATAAAACCATGGTTGAAAAGCACAATTATGAAAAAAGAGCAGAGGATATTATAACAGAAATGCCTTAA
- a CDS encoding HEAT repeat domain-containing protein: MDTLKEKKDFKGLSKALTYRDADIRNKAAIVLGEMNDESAIKLLIKALNDENGHVSSNAGKSLEKIGKPAVKYLINTLNDKNKSVRSIAAKTLGNIGEDNAVIPLIRRLNDKDVNVRNDVVIALGNIGDERAIEPLTKTLNDENGHVSNNAAKSLEKIGSQPTNL; this comes from the coding sequence ATGGATACATTAAAGGAAAAGAAGGACTTTAAAGGGTTGTCCAAAGCACTTACTTATAGAGATGCAGATATCCGTAATAAGGCAGCGATAGTTCTGGGTGAAATGAATGATGAAAGTGCAATAAAACTCTTAATAAAAGCTTTAAATGATGAAAATGGTCATGTTAGTAGTAATGCAGGAAAATCCTTGGAAAAAATTGGAAAACCTGCTGTAAAATACCTTATTAATACATTAAATGATAAAAATAAATCAGTTAGATCAATTGCTGCAAAAACTTTAGGGAATATTGGGGAAGATAATGCAGTAATACCTCTTATTAGAAGATTAAATGATAAAGATGTAAATGTCCGTAATGATGTAGTAATTGCTTTAGGGAATATTGGGGATGAAAGGGCAATAGAACCTTTAACTAAGACCTTAAATGATGAAAATGGTCATGTTAGTAATAATGCGGCGAAATCCCTCGAAAAAATAGGATCACAGCCCACAAATTTGTAA